In Bradyrhizobium guangxiense, the following are encoded in one genomic region:
- a CDS encoding Bug family tripartite tricarboxylate transporter substrate binding protein, with the protein MPAFAGWEPAKPVEIVVAAGAGGASDQMARMMQAAIQKNNLMKQPIVVSLKGGASGAEALMYMKSSEGDPNKVLIAYSLIYMLPLSAKIPFNWRELTPVSVIALDQFVLWDNSAGPKSVKEFVAAAKAASAPFKMGGTGSKREDHVLTVFLEQKTGAKFSYLPYKSGGEAATQLVGNHTEANVNNPSENLEVWRAGQVRPLCVFDKERISYTSKVTDTQSWADIPTCKEEGVDVQYLMLRAMFLPGKVTPEQQAFYVELFHKVTQTAEYKEYMEKQALKPIFLTGKDMVQFLEEDDAQNKSLMTEAGFVAK; encoded by the coding sequence ATGCCGGCGTTCGCCGGCTGGGAGCCGGCAAAACCGGTGGAGATCGTCGTGGCGGCGGGCGCGGGCGGGGCCTCCGACCAGATGGCCCGGATGATGCAGGCCGCGATCCAGAAGAACAATCTGATGAAGCAGCCGATCGTCGTCTCGCTCAAGGGCGGCGCTTCGGGCGCGGAAGCGCTGATGTACATGAAGTCCAGCGAGGGCGATCCGAACAAGGTGCTGATCGCCTATTCGCTGATCTACATGCTGCCGCTGTCAGCGAAGATCCCGTTCAACTGGCGCGAGCTGACCCCGGTCTCGGTGATCGCGCTCGACCAGTTCGTGCTGTGGGACAACAGCGCCGGGCCCAAGTCGGTGAAGGAGTTTGTCGCGGCCGCGAAGGCTGCGAGCGCACCCTTCAAGATGGGCGGCACCGGCTCCAAGCGCGAGGATCACGTGCTGACCGTCTTCCTCGAGCAGAAGACCGGCGCGAAGTTCTCCTATCTGCCCTACAAGTCCGGTGGCGAGGCCGCGACCCAGCTGGTCGGCAATCACACCGAAGCCAACGTCAACAATCCATCCGAAAATCTCGAAGTCTGGCGCGCGGGCCAGGTGCGTCCGCTCTGCGTGTTCGACAAGGAGCGCATCTCCTACACCAGCAAGGTGACGGACACCCAGTCGTGGGCCGACATTCCGACCTGCAAGGAGGAGGGTGTCGACGTGCAATATCTGATGCTGCGCGCGATGTTCCTGCCCGGCAAGGTCACGCCGGAGCAACAGGCGTTCTACGTCGAGCTGTTCCACAAGGTGACGCAGACTGCGGAGTACAAGGAGTACATGGAGAAGCAGGCGTTGAAGCCGATCTTCCTCACCGGCAAGGACATGGTCCAGTTCCTCGAGGAGGATGATGCGCAGAACAAGTCGCTGATGACCGAAGCCGGGTTCGTCGCGAAGTAA
- a CDS encoding tripartite tricarboxylate transporter TctB family protein: protein MSQTDLEIVVDDPTAPEDDSPSVVSSGTIEIVVCVLLLALAVTLGYDNWRTGASWDTTGPEPGYFPFYLSIVLGGGSLYGLIAALVAHRRAPETFVTHAQARRVMAVFVPTLLFCLVTQFLGLYVASFLLIAGFMRLVGKIAPWKSLLTAFVFTAIMFVTFDIAFDVIMPKGPLEAAFGR from the coding sequence ATGTCCCAAACCGATCTGGAAATCGTCGTCGACGATCCGACCGCGCCTGAAGACGACTCGCCCTCCGTCGTGTCCTCCGGCACGATCGAGATCGTCGTCTGCGTTCTGCTGCTCGCGCTGGCCGTCACGCTCGGCTACGACAATTGGCGCACCGGCGCGTCCTGGGATACGACCGGCCCCGAGCCTGGCTATTTCCCGTTCTATCTCTCCATCGTCCTCGGCGGCGGCAGCCTCTATGGCCTGATCGCCGCACTGGTCGCGCACCGCAGGGCGCCCGAGACCTTCGTCACGCACGCGCAGGCGCGCCGCGTGATGGCGGTGTTCGTGCCGACCCTGCTGTTCTGCCTGGTCACACAGTTCCTCGGCCTCTATGTCGCGAGCTTCCTCCTGATCGCGGGCTTCATGCGTCTCGTCGGCAAGATCGCGCCGTGGAAGTCGCTGCTCACCGCGTTCGTGTTCACGGCGATCATGTTCGTCACCTTCGACATCGCCTTCGACGTCATCATGCCGAAAGGGCCGCTCGAAGCGGCCTTCGGCCGTTAG